A single genomic interval of Helianthus annuus cultivar XRQ/B chromosome 6, HanXRQr2.0-SUNRISE, whole genome shotgun sequence harbors:
- the LOC110865309 gene encoding UPF0481 protein At3g47200, with the protein MEKEMSMKMTESEHVMFEIPCSRPVTDKISSQAMEWVNCLTGKTTTKSYEREGRMEKVPPLLLKSEKGRRNSECYEPAVVSLGPYHHNQPALAQAEEYKLITLEEYSSSTGETIDTLYNMVFEVVHDARKCYIDGSTDDYSDHEFNQMMLRDACFILLYIERMPCGHTNVFLNNEYLGAIGFANIKRDLLLLENQIPFVVLDVLLTLKFPKDKGEMVLNKFFNYLNYGEVMMRKDKKVLEYKRPLHLLELYRSYFISLPTKDKALHEKFNYVKRNRAFASVTELKARWIFLRCTSDESTSDMEFNSYCCYGEFMLARRAVCPYTKAIYLNMIAYEMCPHTPNDLRISTYIRVMKSLILQRADVKELLRNNILLHSLGSDEEVVKMYDEFEVPAVNYYMFNQLRLGIEKLNESKYKTWVAELITDYFGSPWKALGSLVATAILVSSFVQTYCALKPRD; encoded by the coding sequence ATGGAGAAGGAGATGAGTATGAAGATGACTGAAAGTGAGCATGTAATGTTTGAAATCCCCTGTAGTCGACCGGTCACGGACAAAATTTCTAGCCAGGCCATGGAGTGGGTTAACTGCCTTACAGGCAAGACGACCACCAAAAGCTATGAACGTGAAGGACGTATGGAGAAAGTACCACCGTTACTCTTAAAAAGCGAGAAAGGTCGTAGAAACAGTGAGTGCTACGAGCCTGCAGTGGTTTCACTTGGCCCGTATCACCATAACCAACCTGCCCTTGCTCAAGCGGAGGAGTACAAACTCATAACACTAGAAGAGTATAGTTCGAGCACTGGAGAAACTATTGATACTTTATACAACATGGTGTTTGAGGTGGTACATGATGCAAGAAAGTGTTATATCGATGGTTCTACTGACGATTACAGCGATCACGAGTTTAATCAAATGATGTTACGAGATGCTTGTTTTATTTTGCTCTATATTGAACGAATGCCGTGTGGACACACCAATGTATTCTTAAATAACGAGTACTTGGGCGCAATAGGGTTTGCGAACATAAAGCGTGATCTTTTGTTGTTAGAGAACCAGATCCCCTTTGTAGTACTCGATGTTTTGTTGACGTTGAAGTTCCCCAAAGATAAAGGTGAAATGGTCCTAAACAAATTCTTTAATTACTTAAACTATGGCGAGGTGATGATGAGGAAGGATAAAAAGGTGCTGGAATACAAGCGACCGCTTCATCTTCTGGAGCTTTACAGGTCTTATTTCATCTCACTTCCAACTAAAGATAAGGCGTTACATGAAAAATTTAATTATGTAAAACGAAATCGAGCGTTTGCTTCAGTGACAGAGCTCAAAGCTAGATGGATTTTCTTGAGATGTACCTCAGATGAGTCTACGAGTGACATGGAATTTAACTCGTATTGTTGCTATGGTGAGTTTATGCTTGCACGTAGAGCAGTGTGCCCGTATACCAAAGCTATATACCTGAACATGATCGCGTATGAGATGTGCCCGCATACCCCAAATGACTTGCGGATTTCGACTTATATTCGAGTAATGAAATCGTTAATCCTTCAACGAGCTGATGTGAAGGAGCTGCTTCGTAATAATATATTGCTTCATAGTCTTGGTAGTGATGAAGAAGTGGTGAAGATGTATGATGAGTTTGAAGTCCCGGCAGTTAACTATTACATGTTTAATCAGCTTCGGCTAGGGATAGAAAAGCTGAACGAGAGCAAATACAAGACGTGGGTAGCGGAGCTGATTACCGACTACTTTGGTAGTCCATGGAAGGCTTTGGGTTCGTTGGTGGCTACTGCTATTCTGGTCTCTAGTTTTGTGCAGACTTACTGTGCGCTCAAGCCACGGGATTGA